The Pseudanabaena sp. ABRG5-3 genome includes the window GCTCGCTTTGGACTAGACTGTGTGATTTATATGGGTGTGCAGGACATGGAGCGTCAAGCCCTCAATGTCTTCCGCATGAGGCTTATGGGTGCAGAAGTGCGTCCTGTCGAAGCGGGGACTGGCACACTCAAAGATGCCACATCAGAGGCAATTCGTGACTGGGTAACAAATGTAGTTGATACCCATTACATTCTTGGTTCCGTAGCTGGTCCCCATCCCTATCCGATGATTGTGCGTGATTTCCATGCCGTAATTGGTAAAGAAAGCCGTCGTCAGAGCCAAGAGAAATGGGGTGGCTTGCCAGATATTCTGCTTGCTTGTGTTGGTGGTGGTTCCAATGCGATGGGGCTATTCCATGAATTCGTCGATGAGCCTTCCGTTCGCTTGATCGGGGTAGAAGCCGCAGGCAGAGGCACAAATACCGAATTTCACGCCGCAACCTTGACCTTTGGACGTGTGGGTGTGCTACATGGCGCAATGAGCTATCTATTGCAAGATGAGCAAGGACAGGTACAAGAAGCACATTCTATTAGTGCAGGTTTGGACTACCCTGGTGTAGGTCCTGAGCATAGTTATCTCAAGGATCTTGGTCGTGCGGAGTACTATAGTGTCACCGATCAAGAAGCTCTAGATGCGTTTCAACGCCTATCTCGTCTAGAAGGAATTATTCCTGCGTTG containing:
- the trpB gene encoding tryptophan synthase subunit beta, whose amino-acid sequence is MTTTPIAPKTNPTLTNRPDALGRFGIFGGKYVPETLMSALTELETAFYHYKNDPDFNNELDGYLRDYVGRPSPLYFAERLTQHYGTAQIYLKREDLNHTGAHKINNALAQVLLAIRMGKKRVIAETGAGQHGVATATVCARFGLDCVIYMGVQDMERQALNVFRMRLMGAEVRPVEAGTGTLKDATSEAIRDWVTNVVDTHYILGSVAGPHPYPMIVRDFHAVIGKESRRQSQEKWGGLPDILLACVGGGSNAMGLFHEFVDEPSVRLIGVEAAGRGTNTEFHAATLTFGRVGVLHGAMSYLLQDEQGQVQEAHSISAGLDYPGVGPEHSYLKDLGRAEYYSVTDQEALDAFQRLSRLEGIIPALETSHAIAYLETLCPQLTPDQRIIINCSGRGDKDVNTVIQHLHL